A single region of the Triticum dicoccoides isolate Atlit2015 ecotype Zavitan chromosome 2B, WEW_v2.0, whole genome shotgun sequence genome encodes:
- the LOC119362560 gene encoding protein tesmin/TSO1-like CXC 5: MDNPLNLPPGSVQPNFCSAFYARKSGSAATAASLSQALPLWPPVPWPTLMVRKHHMPFPTQPAAKKLQVRRLSPVLSQDLPLREALQVAELPPPRVELRPLQQAPPVLKQSLPKTEVPVVLPMRATSVDVRWNARYPWSETSCESTDRTSRRTQCKCKNSKCLKKYCECFASGRYCNDCNCKNCYNNVGHEAARQVAIDAAMERNPMAFMPKIGNIPPHAAQNREFKVAEGPLVGKHMKGCHCKRSECLKKYCECFRSNILCSENCKCMDCKNYESNEDRKAIRRITRHQQHLVYAHHMQNPATMGITGPYAALSPAAEKLSNLSVASSGRDQLINNNDSSQVTSSLLTPVPIEGTKSAVKVEPHGVTYRPLLADVIQIENVNELCKVLLLVSRQAAGASVGVKENTNRRKLDQADSCLSSINHDMEAVEKQRDEQVCSTENSLTAVPVSEVRAGAARSDPSDTCKYDRRPVSPETQKLMCNEQDRLFLTPSVAAVIPSATKQRLPDTYKEQEKRILKTLHDYLGELVNCGRLHEEKLSSMPSKFFHEQTSVGSSCGSSSVSRVAEVARVGQTIRQSLHSPASVKSPGL; this comes from the exons ATGGACAACCCATTGAACCTTCCTCCTGGTTCAGTGCAGCCAAACTTCTGCTCGGCCTTCTACGCCCGCAAGTCAGGAAGTGCCGCAACAGCGGCATCGCTCTCCCAGGCGCTGCCACTGTGGCCTCCGGTGCCATGGCCTACACTAATGGTTAGAAAGCACCACATGCCATTTCCTACTCAACCCGCAGCTAAGAAGCTGCAGGTGCGGCGGCTTTCACCTGTGCTGTCGCAAGATTTACCATTGCGGGAGGCATTGCAAGTTGCAGAGCTGCCACCACCAAGGGTAGAACTGCGCCCATTGCAACAGGCACCCCCAGTTCTGAAACAATCGTTGCCCAAGACGGAGGTGCCGGTGGTGCTGCCAATGCGTGCAACCTCTGTAGACGT GAGATGGAATGCTCGATATCCATGGAGTGAAACATCATGTGAATCCACAGACAGGACATCAAGGAGGACACAATGCAAGTGCAAGAACTCGAAATGTCTGAAGAA GTATTGTGAGTGTTTTGCATCAGGTAGATACTGCAATGATTGCAACTGCAAAAACTGTTATAATAATGTTGGTCATGAGGCTGCAAGACAGGTTGCTATAGATGCTGCAATGGAAAGGAATCCTATGGCCTTTATGCCCAAAATTGGGAACATCCCTCCACATGCAGCCCAGAACCGCGAG TTTAAAGTAGCAGAAGGCCCTCTTGTGGGTAAGCACATGAAGGGGTGCCACTGCAAGAGATCCGAGTGCCTGAAGAAATACTGTGAGTGCTTTCGATCTAATATCCTCTGTTCAGAGAACTGCAAATGTATGGATTGCAAGAACTATGAGAGCAATGAAGATAGGAAAGCAATACGCCGTATCACCCGGCACCAGCAGCACCTTGTCTATGCACATCATATGCAGAATCCTGCTACAATGGGTATTACTGGACCATATGCGGCTCTTTCTCCTGCAGCAGAAAAGCTCTCCAATCTCTCAGTGGCTTCTTCAGGCAGAGATCAGCTCATCAACAACAATGATTCTTCACAA GTGACTTCGTCTTTGCTCACTCCTGTTCCTATAGAAGGCACTAAAAGTGCCGTCAAAGTAGAACCGCATGGAGTTACTTACAG GCCACTTTTAGCTGATGTTATCCAGATAGAGAATGTCAATGAGCTCTGTAAAGTATTGCTTCTAGTATCAAGGCAAGCTGCTGGAGCATCCGTAG GTGTTAAGGAGAACACTAACAGAAGAAAATTAGATCAAGCAGATAGTTGCCTTTCTTCCATAAACCATGACATGGAAGCAGTCGAGAAACAGCGCgatgaacaagtttgctcaacAGAAAACAGTTTAACCGCAGTTCCTGTTTCTGAAGTAAGGGCAGGAGCAGCAAGGTCCGACCCTTCTGATACATGCAAGTATGACAGAAGACCGGTGTCCCCTGAAACCCAGAAACTGATGTGTAACGAGCAAGATCGGCTTTTCCTGACACCAAGCGTTGCAGCTGTAATTCCCTCGGCCACCAAACAGAGATTGCCAGACACTTACAAAGAGCAAGAGAAGCGCATTCTGAAAACCTTGCATGACTACCTTGGTGAGCTTGTGAACTGCGGAAGGCTTCATG AAGAGAAGCTCTCTTCGATGCCATCGAAGTTCTTCCACGAGCAAACTTCCGTTGGCAGCAGTTGCGGTTCGTCGTCCGTATCGAGGGTCGCAGAGGTTGCTAGGGTTGGACAAACAATCCGACAGTCGCTCCATTCTCCAGCAAGTGTCAAGTCACCAGGTCTGTAG